The following are encoded in a window of Ictalurus punctatus breed USDA103 chromosome 13, Coco_2.0, whole genome shotgun sequence genomic DNA:
- the ifnphi4 gene encoding interferon a3, protein MFLRLVHLCVIVTLCSVSSGFSCRWINPKFKQHHGECLALLREMGEEISVNSSIPDNWRHWFFNQSHSQPEKQIWFIVQTLDEVSRLLEDSDSVSWNKDKLDTFLHMLDLQANGLRSCLEHKMKKNKRLPLYFKRLRDLTKNDKQEKNEAWEWIRKELLQLFVLFDFFPALSVNRAANDIQ, encoded by the exons ATGTTTCTACGTTTGGTGCACCTTTGTGTCATTGTGACTCTGTGCAGTGTGAGCTCTGGCTTCAGCTGTCGATGGATCAATCCTAAATTCAAGCAGCATCATGGGGAATGTTTAGCACTGCTTAGAGAAATG GGAGAGGAAATCAGCGTCAACTCCTCCATCCCAGATAACTGGCGTCACTGGTTCTTTAACCAAAGCCATTCTCAG CCAGAGAAACAGATCTGGTTCATCGTTCAGACTCTGGACGAGGTCTCTCGTTTATTGGAAGATTCAGACTCTGTCTCCTGGAACAAGGACAAGCTGGACACTTTCTTACATATGCTGGATCTGCAGGCTAACGGACTACGCTCATGT CTcgagcacaaaatgaaaaagaacaaaagattGCCCTTATACTTCAAACGACTAAGAGACCTCACCAAGAACGACAAG CAGGAGAAGAACGAGGCCTGGGAGTGGATCAGAAAAGAGCTGCTTCAACTCTTCGTGCTGTTCGACTTTTTCCCTGCTCTCTCTGTGAATCGTGCTGCAAACGACATTCAGTAA
- the plekhm1 gene encoding pleckstrin homology domain-containing family M member 1 — translation MLATQLPDSVLEAKNVIQWIKEKIAQTLKTLQKRYVTTDAPVTSEDSEANQLCCALEAVFIHGLRSKHIRADGTGARNRKGGSLPQPVFWNLLKTITHRNVILELEGLSFINSDVGRCRAWVRLALNDGLLECYMISLLREGTKLGAHYQPGALLLDPEEREVLLSLLQGLASLAFQLSYKSAMLNEWTTTPLALAGLCPLLPTDDLGPPSSRRESWDTASQSSGSGGSGRGQEGRTPSDLSLDTAGSCHLSSSFGSERESWSCQTENKSALGETSSSSSQDIIKDLDVLSPAADRMIESSPHSSSDEDSSNKQDVHQVLECSMDSSIPNAHSVVLEREPSGEELAEPAAALVNIRPIDVESRIIEDQKQDEDSPAVSFDTSTPMLTCQVLTSDSLAPDTLAPSISSDVELVKNSENASFPHTSNALSRKTSAGSVCSHQKSRSWISEEDIYKPDTYASADSKEPDGVVEFAQLNGTVSPVAEPESHQSPPSVVRRRQIGLSNPFRGLLKLGQLERRGPMGLWRACHCELSPFELRLYADDEERNICENRSLLRCEDVHLGSDGRFHLEFSGKKLQLRAPSKAEAEDWVERILEAVSNVRHQPLDDWDDLSPSIMPVSIPTEPSNLPVIDWNRPCELEPDAIKETVVLLNREEQGWRLMVLSLSLELFQGFSMQNGCKTRLFSYGIDAVRDVVPAVALGGPAFFKVLTAKETLTVQAESGEEARAWRSIIRDALDAYLEEDNETGGEITSLSGGNIHRLVQHRLKGDAVLLPYLTIVPKEKGLNAQNFKCAGCLRQIGVSLGRARLCEFSGQYYCDTCHQGDTTIIPSRVVHNWDLTAREVSRQALKLLTDIEQEPLLNLDLLNPDLFDHSETMATVQHFRQRLRLLGDYLLTCRSGIRKKVEARLKQRTYLLESSDLYSVLDFRQIADSQYESFLQSLIQFSCKHVHHCDLCTQRGFICQICNVDDIIFPFQFDTTSRCKACKTVFHSSCKAQSVTCPRCERLQRYKERDLLE, via the exons ATGCTCGCAACACAGCTCCCTGACTCTGTCCTAGAGGCCAAAAATGTCATACAG TGGATCAAAGAGAAGATAGCACAGACGCTGAAGACGCTGCAGAAGCGCTACGTGACCACCGATGCACCGGTGACCAGCGAGGACTCTGAGGCCAACCAGCTCTGCTGTGCTCTGGAAGCAGTGTTCATTCATGGCCTCCGGAGTAAACACATCCGCGCAGATGGAACAGGAGCGCGCAACCGCAAAGGAGGCTCACTTCCTCAGCCCGTCTTCTGGAACCTGCTTAAGACCATCACTCACAG AAACGTGATTCTGGAGCTAGAGGGCCTGAGCTTCATCAACTCTGACGTAGGCCGGTGCAGGGCATGGGTGCGTTTGGCACTGAATGATGGACTATTGGAGTGCTACATGATATCACTTCTCCGTGAGGGCACCAAGCTGGGGGCCCACTACCAGCCTGGTGCACTGCTCCTTGACCCTGAGGAGCGTGAGGTGCTACTCAGCCTTCTGCAAGGCCTGGCCTCGCTTGCTTTCCAGCTCTCCTACAAATCTGCAATGCTCAATGAGTGGACCACCACACCGCTGGCACTTGCCGGTCTATGTCCACTGCTGCCTACTGATGATTTGGGGCCTCCCTCTTCACGCAGAGAATCCTGGGATACAGCATCACAGTCATCTGGATCCGGGGGCTCGGGGAGAGGTCAGGAAGGCAGGACACCCTCAGACCTCAGCCTGGACACAGCTGGCTCTTGCCATCTCTCTTCCAGCTTTGGctcagaaagagagagctgGAGCTGCCAAACAGAGAACAAGAGTGCACTTGGAGA AACGAGTAGCTCCTCTAGCCAAGATATAATAAAAGACCTTGATGTGCTTAGCCCTGCTGCAGACAGAATGATTGAGTCCTCTCCTCACAGCAGTAGTGATGAAGACTCCTCTAACAAACAGGATGTACACCAAGTGCTTGAATGTTCCATGGATTCATCTATCCCCAACGCACACTCAGTTGTTTTGGAGAGAGAGCCATCAGGAGAGGAATTAGCAGAGCCTGCAGCTGCTCTTGTAAATATAAGACCAATAGACGTTGAGTCTCGCATCATAGAAGATCAGAAGCAGGATGAAGACTCTCCTGCTGTTTCCTTTGATACTTCCACTCCTATGTTAACCTGTCAGGTTCTGACTTCTGACTCATTGGCTCCTGACACTCTTGCTCCATCGATTTCTAGTGATGTTGAGCTGGTAAAAAACTCAGAGAATGCTTCTTTCCCTCACACTTCTAATGctctgagcaggaaaacatcTGCAGGCTCTGTCTGTTCTCATCAA AAATCCAGGTCTTGGATCTCAGAGGAGGATATTTATAAGCCAGATACTTATGCAAGTGCAGATTCTAAAGAGCCTGATGGTGTTGTAGAATTTGCCCAGCTTAATGGAACGGTATCTCCTGTTGCTGAACCTGAATCCCACCAATCTCCACCTAGTGTGGTTCGTCGTAGACAGATCG GCTTGTCAAACCCGTTTCGAGGTCTTCTAAAGCTGGGCCAGCTGGAACGGCGTGGTCCTATGGGTCTGTGGCGTGCATGCCACTGTGAGTTGTCACCATTTGAGCTTCGCCTGTATGCTGACGATGAGGAGCGTAACATCTGTGAAAACCGCTCACTGCTGCGCTGTGAGGATGTGCACCTGGGCTCCGATGGCCGCTTCCATCTCGAATTCTCTGGAAAGAAGCTCCAGTTGCGGGCACCGAGCAAAGCCGAGGCTGAGGACTGGGTGGAGCGCATATTAGAGGCTGTGAGCAATGTGCGGCACCAACCGCTTGATGACTGGGATGACCTCTCGCCCTCGATCATGCCTGTGTCTATACCCACTGAGCCATCTAATCTGCCTGTGATAGACTGGAACAGGCCCTGTGAGCTAGAACCAGATGCCATAAAGGAGACGGTGGTGCTTCTGAACCGGGAGGAGCAAGGTTGGCGTTTGatggtgctctctctctcgctggaGCTGTTTCAAGGTTTTTCAATGCAGAATGGGTGTAAAACACGCCTTTTCTCTTATGGCATCGATGCTGTGCGGGATGTGGTGCCTGCCGTGGCGCTGGGCGGCCCTGCCTTCTTTAAG GTGCTGACCGCAAAGGAGACACTAACGGTGCAGGCCGAGAGTGGCGAGGAGGCACGGGCCTGGAGGAGCATTATCCGAGATGCGCTGGATGCATACCTGGAGGAGGACAATGAGACAGGAGGTGAAATCACATCTCTGAGTGGAGGCAACATCCACAGACTTGTTCAGCACAGGCTGAAGGGGGATGCGGTGCTTCTGCCCTATCTGACAATCGTCCCTAAAGAAAAAGGGCTAAATGCACAGAACTTCAAATGTGCAG gCTGTCTGAGGCAGATTGGTGTTTCTTTGGGACGAGCCAGGCTGTGTGAGTTCTCGGGTCAATACTACTGTGATACCTGTCACCAAGGTGACACCACCATCATCCCCTCTCGCGTTGTGCACAACTGGGATCTCACCGCACGTGAG gTCTCCAGGCAGGCCTTGAAGCTGCTGACTGACATTGAGCAGGAGCCCTTGCTCAATCTTGACCTCTTAAACCCTGACTTGTTTGATCACAGTGAAACCATGGCAACAGTGCAACACTTCAGGCAGAGACTCCGCCTTCTTGGAGATTACCTCCTCACCTGTCGGAGTGGAATCCGGAAAAAAGTGgaggccag GTTGAAGCAGAGAACCTACCTATTGGAGTCAAGTGATCTATATAGCGTGCTGGACTTCAGGCAG ATAGCGGACAGCCAGTACGAGTCCTTCCTGCAGTCTCTCATCCAGTTCTCCTGCAAGCACGTGCATCATTGCGACCTCTGCACTCAGCGAGGCTTCATCTGCCAGATCTGCAACGTGGACGACAtcatttttccttttcagttTGACACCACCTCTAG GTGTAAGGCATGCAAAACAGTTTTCCACTCCTCCTGTAAAGCCCAGAGTGTTACCTGTCCTCGCTGTGAGCGTCTGCAGAGATATAAAGAGCGAGACCTTCTTGAATAA